Proteins found in one Pseudomonas mosselii genomic segment:
- a CDS encoding flavin reductase family protein translates to MYYYEPAKGHGLPHDPFNAIVGPRPIGWISSHDREGRLNLAPYSFFNAFNYIPPIIGFCSVGRKDSLNNIEQTGEFVWNLATRPLAQQMNQSCAAVTADVDEFALSGLTPTASNVVKVPRVGESPVSFECKVSQIVQLKRADQEVVPSWLILGEVVAVHIAEHLLKDGIYDTAAAEPILRGGGPADYFALGELFKMARPQA, encoded by the coding sequence ATGTACTACTACGAACCCGCCAAAGGCCACGGCCTGCCCCACGACCCGTTCAACGCCATCGTCGGCCCACGGCCCATCGGCTGGATCTCCAGCCACGACCGCGAAGGCCGCCTGAACCTGGCGCCCTACAGCTTCTTCAACGCCTTCAACTACATCCCTCCGATCATCGGTTTCTGCAGCGTCGGGCGCAAAGACAGCCTGAACAACATCGAGCAGACCGGAGAGTTCGTCTGGAACCTGGCCACCCGTCCGCTGGCGCAGCAGATGAACCAGAGCTGCGCCGCCGTGACGGCGGATGTCGACGAGTTCGCGCTCAGCGGCCTCACCCCGACCGCCTCGAATGTGGTCAAGGTGCCGCGTGTCGGCGAAAGCCCGGTGAGTTTCGAATGCAAGGTCAGCCAGATCGTCCAGCTCAAGCGTGCGGACCAGGAAGTGGTGCCCAGCTGGCTGATCCTCGGCGAGGTGGTGGCGGTGCACATCGCCGAGCACCTGCTGAAAGACGGTATCTACGACACCGCCGCCGCCGAGCCGATCCTGCGTGGCGGCGGCCCGGCCGACTACTTTGCGCTGGGCGAGCTGTTCAAGATGGCTCGGCCACAGGCCTGA
- a CDS encoding Fic family protein: MNPKAHTAADTVWVWQQADWPDFRWDASQLATLLRDCVQAQGCLLGRAGAVTEANANLDTLDTLLQNIVTSSAIEGEQLNVESVRSSLARRLGIAEPGMTTTRSEGLAELMVDAAMGYVRPLDQQRLFLWHRWLFPEPDDSLAPPLPVGEWRDDAPMQVVSGRIDKPRVHFEAPPRAGLEQRVRQFIDWFENSRSDRQLDPLLRAGLAHFWFVTLHPFADGNGRLARAITDLALAQGEQRAVRFYAMSSSILEDRAGYYAVLESSQRGDLDVTQWLAWFLSTLLRSLQQALVRIDRVLAKARFWLIHRDDGLLPEQVKVLNRLLDGGPRGFEAGISASQYQAVAKVSKATATRHLVDLLDKHCLVRLPGGGRSTRYRVNTQET, encoded by the coding sequence ATGAACCCAAAAGCGCATACGGCTGCCGACACCGTCTGGGTCTGGCAGCAGGCCGACTGGCCCGACTTTCGTTGGGACGCATCACAACTGGCAACCTTGCTCAGAGACTGCGTCCAGGCGCAGGGCTGCCTGCTGGGCAGAGCGGGGGCGGTGACCGAGGCCAATGCCAACCTCGATACGCTCGATACCCTGCTGCAGAACATTGTCACATCCTCGGCCATCGAGGGTGAGCAGCTCAATGTGGAGTCCGTCCGCTCTTCCCTGGCCCGCCGGCTCGGCATCGCGGAGCCGGGTATGACCACGACACGCAGCGAGGGCCTGGCCGAACTGATGGTGGATGCGGCCATGGGCTATGTTCGGCCACTGGATCAACAGCGCCTGTTCCTGTGGCACCGCTGGCTGTTTCCCGAACCTGACGATTCACTCGCACCGCCCCTGCCAGTCGGTGAATGGCGCGACGATGCTCCAATGCAAGTGGTATCGGGGCGTATCGACAAACCCAGGGTGCATTTCGAAGCACCGCCGCGTGCCGGCCTGGAGCAGCGGGTGCGGCAGTTCATCGACTGGTTTGAAAATAGCCGCAGCGATCGGCAACTCGACCCCCTGCTACGCGCGGGGCTCGCCCATTTCTGGTTCGTCACCTTGCACCCCTTCGCCGATGGCAACGGCCGCCTGGCGCGCGCCATCACAGACCTGGCATTGGCCCAGGGCGAGCAGCGTGCGGTCCGTTTCTACGCCATGTCCAGCAGCATCCTGGAAGACCGGGCCGGCTACTACGCAGTCCTTGAAAGCAGCCAGCGCGGCGACCTGGACGTCACACAATGGCTGGCCTGGTTCCTGTCCACCTTGCTGCGCAGCCTCCAGCAAGCGCTGGTGCGCATCGACCGGGTGCTGGCCAAGGCGCGCTTCTGGCTGATCCATCGTGACGATGGCTTGTTGCCCGAACAGGTCAAGGTGCTCAACCGCCTGCTCGATGGTGGGCCTCGCGGGTTCGAGGCCGGTATCAGCGCCAGCCAGTACCAGGCGGTGGCCAAGGTCTCCAAGGCCACGGCCACCCGGCACCTTGTCGACCTGCTGGACAAGCATTGCCTGGTTCGTCTGCCCGGCGGCGGGCGTAGCACCCGATACAGGGTGAATACCCAAGAGACCTGA
- a CDS encoding MFS transporter, with protein MDNASTLPTGAAVAPAAQKSTASRLKSIFSGSIGNMVEWYDWYVYAAFSLYFAKAFFPAGDTTAQLLNTAAIFAVGFLMRPIGGWLMGLYADRKGRKAALMASVLLMCAGSLVIALTPGYETIGVAAPILLVIARLMQGLSVGGEYGTSATYLSEMASKERRGFFSSFQYVTLISGQLIALAVLIVLQNTLTTEELYAWGWRVPFVIGALCAVVALYLRRGMEETASFTKKEKSKESLMRTLLRHPKELMTVVGLTMGGTLAFYTYTTYMQKYLVNTVGMSISDSTTISAATLFLFMCLQPVIGGLSDKIGRRPILIAFGVLGTLFTVPILSTLHTIQTWWGAFFLIMAALIIVSGYTSINAVVKAELFPTEIRALGVGLPYALTVSIFGGTAEYVALWFKSIGMETGFYWYVTACIACSLLVYATMKDTKQHSRITTD; from the coding sequence ATGGATAACGCCAGCACTCTGCCCACCGGGGCGGCCGTTGCGCCCGCCGCGCAAAAGTCCACCGCCAGCCGCCTCAAATCGATCTTCAGTGGCTCCATCGGCAACATGGTCGAATGGTACGACTGGTATGTCTACGCCGCATTTTCGCTGTACTTCGCCAAGGCCTTCTTCCCCGCCGGCGACACCACCGCCCAACTGCTCAACACCGCCGCGATCTTCGCCGTGGGCTTCCTCATGCGCCCGATAGGCGGCTGGCTGATGGGCCTGTACGCCGACCGCAAGGGCCGCAAGGCGGCACTGATGGCCTCTGTACTGCTGATGTGCGCAGGCTCCCTGGTCATCGCCCTGACGCCGGGCTACGAGACCATCGGCGTCGCCGCGCCGATCCTGCTGGTCATCGCCCGCCTGATGCAGGGCCTGTCGGTAGGTGGTGAGTACGGCACCTCGGCCACTTATCTCAGCGAGATGGCCAGCAAGGAACGCCGTGGCTTCTTCTCCAGTTTCCAGTACGTCACCCTGATCTCGGGCCAGCTCATCGCCCTGGCGGTGCTGATCGTCCTGCAGAACACCCTGACCACCGAGGAGCTGTATGCCTGGGGCTGGCGCGTACCGTTCGTGATCGGCGCGCTATGCGCGGTGGTCGCCCTGTACCTGCGCCGCGGCATGGAAGAGACCGCCTCCTTCACCAAGAAGGAAAAATCCAAGGAAAGCCTGATGCGTACCCTGCTGCGCCATCCCAAGGAGCTGATGACCGTGGTCGGTCTGACCATGGGCGGTACCCTGGCCTTCTACACCTACACCACCTACATGCAGAAATACCTGGTCAACACCGTGGGCATGAGCATCAGCGACTCGACCACCATCTCGGCGGCCACGCTGTTCCTGTTCATGTGCCTGCAGCCGGTGATCGGCGGGCTGTCCGACAAGATTGGCCGACGCCCTATCCTGATCGCCTTCGGCGTGCTCGGCACCCTCTTCACCGTGCCGATCCTCAGCACCCTGCACACCATCCAGACCTGGTGGGGCGCGTTCTTCCTGATCATGGCCGCGCTGATCATCGTCAGCGGCTACACCTCGATCAACGCCGTGGTGAAGGCCGAACTGTTCCCGACCGAAATCCGCGCCCTGGGCGTCGGCCTGCCGTACGCGCTGACCGTGTCGATCTTCGGCGGCACCGCCGAGTATGTGGCCCTGTGGTTCAAGAGCATCGGCATGGAGACCGGCTTCTACTGGTACGTCACCGCCTGCATCGCTTGCTCGCTGTTGGTGTACGCGACCATGAAGGACACCAAGCAGCATTCGCGGATCACCACCGACTGA
- a CDS encoding sigma-54-dependent transcriptional regulator, with protein sequence MLNSVIVVDDEASIRTAVEQWLSLSGFNVQLFARAEDCLDRLEPHFPGVILSDVRMPGMSGLQLLERLQASNPDLPVILLTGHGDVPMAVEAMRNGAYDFLEKPFTPQHLMGSLRRALEKRQLVLENRRLHEQADLKAQLENTLLGMSQGLLQLRRQVLELAGLPVNVLIRGETGSGKERVARCLHDFGPRADKPFVALNCAAIPETLFEAELFGHESGAFTGAQGKRIGKLEYANGGTVFLDEIESMPLAQQAKLLRVIQEHKLERLGANQSISVDLRIIAATKPDLLEEARAGRFREDLAYRLNVAELRLAPLRERREDIPLLFEHFARAAAERLGRSAPPLTGVQLARLLAHDWPGNVRELANAAERHALGLGSPALEIESGGQSLVEQMEAFEAQCLRAALRQHKGEIKGVMEALQLPRRTLNEKMQRHGLVREDFLERE encoded by the coding sequence ATGTTGAATTCGGTGATCGTCGTCGACGACGAAGCGAGCATCCGCACCGCGGTGGAACAGTGGCTGAGCCTGTCGGGCTTCAACGTGCAGCTGTTCGCCCGCGCCGAGGACTGCCTGGACAGGCTCGAGCCGCACTTCCCCGGGGTGATCCTCAGCGACGTGCGCATGCCCGGTATGTCCGGCTTGCAGCTGCTCGAACGGTTGCAGGCAAGCAATCCCGACCTGCCGGTGATCCTGCTCACCGGCCATGGCGACGTGCCCATGGCGGTGGAAGCCATGCGCAATGGCGCCTATGACTTCCTGGAGAAACCGTTCACCCCGCAACACCTGATGGGCAGCCTGCGCCGGGCCCTGGAAAAGCGCCAGCTGGTCCTGGAGAACCGCCGCCTGCATGAACAGGCCGACCTCAAGGCACAACTGGAGAACACCCTGCTGGGCATGTCCCAAGGCTTGTTGCAACTGCGCCGTCAGGTGCTTGAGCTGGCCGGCCTGCCGGTCAACGTGCTGATTCGTGGCGAAACCGGCAGCGGCAAGGAGCGCGTGGCGCGCTGCCTGCACGACTTCGGCCCGCGCGCCGACAAGCCCTTCGTCGCCCTCAACTGCGCGGCCATTCCCGAGACGCTCTTCGAAGCCGAGCTGTTCGGCCATGAGAGCGGCGCATTCACCGGCGCCCAGGGCAAGCGTATCGGCAAGCTGGAGTACGCCAATGGCGGCACCGTGTTCCTCGACGAAATCGAGAGCATGCCGCTGGCCCAGCAGGCCAAGCTGCTGCGGGTGATCCAGGAACACAAGCTCGAGCGACTGGGCGCCAACCAGAGCATCAGCGTCGACTTGCGCATCATTGCCGCGACCAAGCCGGACTTGCTGGAGGAAGCCCGCGCCGGGCGCTTTCGCGAAGACCTGGCCTACCGCCTGAACGTCGCCGAACTGAGACTGGCGCCCCTGCGCGAGCGGCGCGAGGACATCCCATTGCTGTTCGAGCATTTCGCCCGCGCCGCCGCCGAACGCCTCGGACGCAGCGCCCCGCCGCTGACCGGCGTGCAACTGGCGCGCCTGCTGGCTCACGATTGGCCGGGCAATGTGCGCGAGCTGGCCAATGCCGCCGAACGGCATGCCTTGGGGCTGGGCTCGCCGGCCCTGGAGATCGAGTCCGGTGGGCAATCACTGGTCGAGCAGATGGAAGCGTTCGAGGCCCAGTGCCTGCGCGCGGCACTGCGCCAGCACAAGGGTGAGATCAAGGGCGTGATGGAGGCCTTGCAACTGCCGCGGCGCACACTCAATGAAAAGATGCAGCGGCATGGGTTGGTGAGAGAGGACTTTCTTGAGCGCGAATGA
- a CDS encoding ATP-binding protein, whose translation MPSSFRALRLGLIILLILVGTTLSAGWAMHQAKRQAMETDARRASEQLGLYANALHTLIERYRALPAVLALDPELIAALRGPVTEPVQDALNRKLERINGAANSSTLELLDRTGLAIAASNWRLPTTYVGSNYGFRPYFKQTRSQGSGRFYAVGVTSGVPGYFLSSAVDDEHGRFLGAMVVKLEFPELEREWRQGSDILLVSDARGITFIANQDGWRYRELQPLSGADRAELAETRQYDKQPLVPLQHQVLTRFTDTSHLTRVQGPDGTAEYLWERLPLEAEGWTLHLLRKPQVAEDGRNAALAAAAIWLSLVFAALFVSQRLRLARLRQRSRQELKRLVEERTRELHTAQEGLVQSAKLAALGQMSAALAHEINQPLTTQRMQLETLRLLLDHGRHDEARQALEPLEQMLSRMAALTGHLKTFARNSPGGLRERLDLATVVDQALHLLDTRIRAEGVEVALYLARPAWVRGDAIRLEQVLINLLRNAIDAMADKRYKRLEIRIEADDAQWRLSVLDSGGGILDCDLDRVFDPFFTTKPVGEGLGLGLAISYGIVIDAGGRLQVENLPGGARFSLTLPRDLEPVC comes from the coding sequence ATGCCCTCATCCTTCCGCGCCCTGCGCCTGGGTTTGATCATCCTGCTGATCCTGGTCGGCACCACCCTCAGCGCCGGCTGGGCCATGCACCAGGCCAAGCGCCAGGCCATGGAAACCGACGCCCGCCGGGCCAGCGAACAACTGGGGTTGTACGCCAACGCCCTGCACACTCTGATTGAGCGCTACCGCGCCCTGCCCGCAGTGCTGGCGCTGGATCCAGAGCTGATTGCAGCCCTGCGCGGCCCAGTCACCGAGCCGGTGCAGGACGCCCTGAACCGCAAGCTCGAACGCATCAACGGCGCCGCCAACTCCTCCACCCTGGAGCTGCTCGACCGCACGGGCCTGGCCATCGCCGCCAGCAACTGGCGCCTGCCGACCACCTATGTCGGTTCCAACTACGGCTTTCGCCCCTATTTCAAGCAGACCCGCAGCCAGGGCAGCGGCCGCTTCTACGCGGTCGGCGTGACCAGCGGCGTGCCGGGCTACTTCCTGTCCAGCGCGGTAGACGACGAACACGGCCGCTTCCTCGGCGCCATGGTGGTCAAGCTGGAGTTCCCGGAGCTCGAGCGCGAGTGGCGCCAAGGCAGCGATATCCTGCTGGTCAGCGATGCCCGCGGCATCACTTTCATCGCCAATCAGGACGGTTGGCGCTACCGTGAGCTGCAACCGCTGTCCGGCGCCGACCGCGCCGAGCTGGCCGAAACCCGCCAGTATGACAAGCAACCGCTGGTGCCCCTGCAGCACCAGGTCCTGACCCGCTTCACCGACACCAGCCACCTGACCCGCGTCCAGGGCCCGGATGGCACCGCCGAGTACCTGTGGGAGCGCCTGCCGCTGGAGGCCGAAGGCTGGACCCTGCACCTGCTGCGCAAGCCACAGGTCGCCGAGGACGGGCGCAACGCCGCCCTCGCCGCCGCGGCCATCTGGCTGAGCCTGGTGTTCGCCGCACTGTTCGTCAGCCAGCGCCTGCGCCTGGCCCGACTGCGCCAACGCAGCCGACAAGAGCTCAAGCGCCTGGTCGAAGAGCGCACCCGCGAGCTGCATACCGCCCAGGAAGGCCTGGTGCAGTCAGCCAAGCTGGCGGCGCTGGGGCAGATGTCGGCAGCCCTGGCCCATGAAATCAACCAGCCGCTGACCACCCAGCGCATGCAATTGGAAACCCTGCGCCTGCTGCTCGACCATGGCCGCCATGACGAAGCGCGCCAGGCCTTGGAGCCTCTGGAGCAGATGCTGAGCCGCATGGCCGCGCTCACCGGCCACCTGAAGACCTTCGCCCGCAACAGCCCCGGCGGCCTGCGCGAGCGCCTGGACCTGGCCACGGTGGTCGACCAGGCGCTGCACCTGCTGGACACCCGCATCCGTGCCGAAGGCGTCGAAGTGGCGCTGTACCTGGCACGCCCGGCCTGGGTCCGCGGCGACGCGATCCGCCTGGAGCAGGTGCTGATCAACCTGCTGCGCAACGCCATCGACGCCATGGCCGACAAGCGTTACAAACGCCTGGAGATCCGCATCGAGGCCGACGATGCGCAGTGGCGCCTGAGCGTGCTCGATTCCGGTGGTGGTATCCTCGACTGCGACCTGGACCGGGTCTTCGATCCGTTCTTCACCACCAAGCCGGTCGGTGAGGGGCTGGGGCTGGGCCTGGCCATCTCCTATGGCATCGTCATCGACGCCGGTGGTCGCCTGCAGGTCGAGAACCTGCCGGGCGGTGCCCGCTTCAGCCTCACCCTGCCGCGCGACCTGGAGCCTGTATGTTGA
- the bglX gene encoding beta-glucosidase BglX: MMKLSLLGLAMGLASQAALAAPTAAPLQDKQAFIDHLVGQMTEAEKIGQLRLISIGPEMPRDKIREEIAAGRIGGTFNSRTAPENRPMQDAAMRSRLKIPMFFAYDTIHGERTIFPIGLGLASSWDMDAIAKVGRTSAIEAAADSLDMTFAPMVDIARDPRWGRTSEGFGEDTYLTSRIGQVMVKSFQGSSPANADSIMAIVKHFALYGAVEGGRDYNTVDMSLPKMYNDYLPPYRAALDAGAGGVMVALNSINGVPATSNTWLMNDLLRKEWGFKGVTISDHGAIQELIRHGVARDGREAAKLAIKAGIDMSMNDTLYGEELPGLLKSGEVSQAELDQAVREVLGAKYDMGLFKDPYVRIPKADTDLKDYYAEDRLHRDAARDVARRGLVLLENREQTLPLKKSGTIALVGPLADAPIDMMGSWAADGKPQHSVTVREGLRRAVEGKAKLVYAKGSNVTGDKAMFDYLNFLNFDAPEIVDDPRPAAVLIDEAVKAAKQADVVVAVVGESRGMSHESSSRTTLEIPAVQRDLIKALKATGKPLVLVLMNGRPLSIAWEREQADAILETWFSGTEGGNAIADVLFGDYNPSGRLAITFPRSVGQIPMYYNHMRIGRPFTPGKPGNYTSQYFEEPNGPLYPFGYGLSYTRFELSGLALSQKALKRGDTLQAKVTVKNTGKRDGETVVQLYIQDQSASMSRPVKELKNFQKLMLKAGEARTLTFDISEQDLKFYNGQLQHVAEAGQFNVQIGLDSQAVQQQSFELR; the protein is encoded by the coding sequence ATGATGAAACTGTCTTTGCTGGGCCTGGCCATGGGCCTTGCCAGTCAGGCGGCCCTTGCCGCCCCCACCGCCGCGCCCCTGCAAGACAAGCAGGCGTTCATCGACCACCTGGTCGGCCAGATGACCGAGGCCGAGAAAATCGGCCAGTTGCGCCTGATCAGCATCGGCCCCGAGATGCCCCGCGACAAGATCCGCGAGGAAATCGCCGCCGGACGCATCGGTGGCACCTTCAACTCGCGCACCGCCCCCGAGAACCGGCCGATGCAGGACGCGGCCATGCGCAGCCGCCTGAAGATCCCGATGTTCTTCGCCTACGACACCATCCACGGCGAGCGCACCATTTTCCCGATCGGCTTGGGCCTTGCCTCGTCCTGGGACATGGATGCCATCGCCAAGGTCGGCCGCACCTCGGCCATCGAGGCCGCCGCCGATTCCCTGGACATGACCTTCGCGCCGATGGTCGATATCGCCCGCGACCCGCGCTGGGGCCGCACCAGCGAGGGCTTCGGCGAGGACACCTACCTGACCTCGAGGATCGGTCAGGTGATGGTCAAGTCGTTCCAGGGCTCGAGCCCGGCCAACGCCGACAGCATCATGGCTATCGTCAAGCACTTCGCCCTCTACGGCGCGGTCGAGGGCGGGCGCGACTACAACACGGTCGATATGAGCCTGCCGAAGATGTACAACGACTACTTGCCACCCTACCGCGCAGCGCTCGACGCCGGTGCCGGCGGGGTAATGGTCGCGCTGAACTCAATCAACGGCGTGCCGGCCACCTCCAACACCTGGCTGATGAACGACCTGCTGCGCAAGGAGTGGGGCTTCAAGGGTGTGACCATCAGCGACCACGGCGCCATCCAGGAACTGATCCGCCATGGCGTGGCCCGCGACGGCCGGGAAGCGGCCAAGCTGGCGATCAAGGCCGGCATCGACATGAGCATGAACGACACGCTCTACGGCGAAGAGCTGCCGGGGCTGCTGAAGTCCGGCGAAGTCAGCCAGGCCGAGCTGGACCAGGCAGTGCGCGAAGTGCTGGGCGCCAAGTACGACATGGGGCTGTTCAAGGACCCCTATGTACGCATTCCCAAGGCCGATACCGACCTGAAGGACTATTACGCCGAAGACCGCCTGCACCGTGACGCCGCTCGCGACGTGGCACGCCGTGGCCTGGTGCTGCTGGAAAACCGCGAGCAGACCCTGCCGCTGAAGAAGTCCGGCACCATCGCCCTGGTCGGCCCCCTGGCCGACGCGCCGATCGACATGATGGGCAGCTGGGCCGCTGACGGTAAACCGCAGCATTCGGTCACCGTGCGCGAGGGGCTGCGCCGCGCAGTCGAAGGCAAGGCCAAACTGGTCTACGCCAAGGGTTCGAACGTGACCGGCGACAAGGCCATGTTCGACTACCTGAACTTCCTCAACTTCGACGCGCCGGAAATCGTCGATGACCCACGTCCCGCCGCCGTGCTGATCGACGAAGCGGTCAAGGCGGCCAAGCAGGCGGATGTGGTGGTGGCCGTGGTCGGCGAGTCCCGTGGCATGTCCCACGAATCGTCGAGCCGTACCACCCTGGAAATCCCAGCGGTACAACGTGACCTGATCAAGGCGCTGAAGGCCACCGGCAAGCCCCTGGTGCTGGTGCTGATGAACGGCCGCCCGCTGTCGATCGCCTGGGAGCGCGAACAGGCCGATGCCATCCTCGAGACTTGGTTCAGCGGTACCGAGGGCGGCAACGCCATCGCCGACGTGCTGTTCGGCGACTACAACCCGTCCGGTCGCCTGGCCATCACCTTCCCGCGCTCGGTCGGGCAGATCCCGATGTACTACAACCACATGCGCATCGGCCGCCCGTTCACCCCGGGCAAGCCGGGCAACTACACCTCGCAGTACTTCGAGGAGCCGAACGGCCCGCTGTACCCGTTCGGCTACGGCCTGAGCTACACCCGTTTCGAGCTGTCGGGGCTGGCGCTGTCGCAGAAGGCACTCAAGCGTGGCGACACCCTGCAGGCCAAGGTGACGGTGAAGAACACCGGCAAGCGTGACGGCGAGACCGTGGTGCAGCTGTATATCCAGGACCAGAGCGCGTCGATGAGCCGCCCGGTCAAGGAATTGAAGAACTTCCAGAAACTGATGCTCAAGGCAGGCGAAGCGCGAACCTTGACCTTCGACATCAGTGAGCAGGACCTGAAGTTCTACAATGGCCAACTGCAGCACGTCGCCGAGGCTGGCCAGTTCAATGTCCAGATCGGCCTCGACTCGCAGGCGGTACAGCAACAGAGCTTCGAGCTGCGTTAA
- a CDS encoding TPM domain-containing protein produces the protein MTEYEQRQIAEAIARAERRTDAELVTVLARRADDFPYLPLLWAALLALLIPGALHLWLGGIGVNGLLLAQMLTFISLCLLLRHPRLAAWVVPSVLRRRRASGLARQQFLELNLQRTAGATGVLIFVSEAERHVEILVDEGIARHLPEQAREAIVARFTEQVRLGHTLQGFVECIEACGELLSEHVPPTHARNELPNRLVILD, from the coding sequence ATGACCGAATACGAACAGCGCCAGATCGCCGAGGCGATCGCCCGCGCCGAGCGGCGTACCGATGCGGAGCTGGTGACCGTGCTGGCCCGCCGCGCCGACGACTTTCCCTACCTGCCGTTACTCTGGGCCGCCCTTCTGGCCTTGCTGATCCCCGGCGCATTGCACCTGTGGCTGGGCGGTATCGGCGTCAATGGCCTGCTGCTGGCGCAGATGCTGACCTTCATCAGCCTGTGCCTGCTGCTGCGCCATCCGCGTCTGGCGGCCTGGGTGGTGCCGTCGGTGCTGCGGCGCCGACGTGCCTCGGGCCTGGCCCGCCAGCAGTTTCTTGAACTCAATCTACAGCGTACCGCCGGTGCCACCGGGGTGTTGATCTTCGTCAGCGAAGCCGAGCGTCATGTCGAGATCCTGGTTGACGAAGGCATTGCCCGACACCTGCCGGAGCAGGCACGCGAGGCGATTGTTGCCCGCTTCACCGAGCAGGTGCGCCTGGGTCATACCCTGCAGGGTTTCGTCGAATGCATCGAGGCCTGCGGCGAGCTGCTCAGCGAACACGTGCCGCCCACCCATGCGCGCAACGAGCTGCCCAACCGCCTGGTGATTCTCGACTGA
- a CDS encoding class I SAM-dependent methyltransferase has protein sequence MSSPSSAPTAPDARAQFLNLLADALADGSLSKLVLARHVGADQTLQRIIAKPVQIKGQACLSLVYRHQTRDITRNLGLDPALALVTELLPESFRNAHLFTAAGEVQLEFSKKGKPMLRRHLAQPTPRETGAGGHDREKKRYLELSRPFLRDLGVTDGQGALIPSMSRKWKQINKFIEVFDHALSSAPVSAQQTLKVADFGSGKGYLTFAMHDYLRNTLGREAQVTGVELRADMVELCNAAAARLEHPGLVFECGDVRSVVPEAIDVMIALHACDIATDYAIHTGIRCKAAIIMCSPCCHKQVRPQLRSPGLLQPMLQYGLHLGQQAEMLTDSLRALYLEACGYETKVFEFISLEHTNKNKMILAVKRRQPQDNAALLEKIAELKAFYGIREHCLETLLQADGLIAG, from the coding sequence ATGTCGTCCCCTTCTTCAGCCCCCACCGCGCCGGACGCGCGTGCCCAGTTCCTGAACCTGCTCGCCGACGCCCTGGCCGATGGCAGCCTGAGCAAGCTGGTGTTGGCCCGCCATGTCGGCGCCGACCAGACCCTGCAGCGGATCATCGCCAAACCGGTGCAGATCAAGGGGCAGGCCTGCCTGTCGCTGGTCTACCGTCATCAGACCCGCGACATCACCCGCAACCTGGGGCTGGACCCGGCGCTGGCGCTGGTGACCGAGCTGCTGCCGGAAAGCTTTCGCAACGCGCACCTGTTCACCGCCGCCGGCGAGGTGCAACTGGAATTCAGCAAGAAGGGCAAGCCGATGCTGCGCCGCCACCTGGCCCAGCCGACGCCACGCGAGACCGGGGCTGGCGGGCACGACCGCGAAAAGAAGCGCTACCTGGAACTGTCGCGACCGTTCCTGCGCGACCTGGGGGTGACCGACGGTCAAGGTGCGCTGATCCCCTCGATGTCGCGCAAGTGGAAGCAGATCAACAAGTTCATCGAAGTCTTCGACCATGCCTTGAGCAGCGCGCCGGTGAGTGCGCAACAGACGCTCAAAGTCGCCGACTTCGGCTCGGGCAAGGGCTACTTGACCTTCGCCATGCACGATTACCTGCGCAATACCCTAGGGCGTGAGGCGCAGGTCACCGGTGTCGAATTGCGCGCGGACATGGTCGAGCTGTGCAACGCCGCCGCCGCTCGCCTGGAGCATCCGGGCCTGGTGTTCGAATGCGGTGATGTGCGCAGCGTGGTGCCTGAAGCCATCGACGTGATGATCGCCCTGCATGCCTGCGACATTGCCACCGACTACGCCATCCATACCGGCATTCGCTGCAAGGCCGCGATCATCATGTGCTCGCCGTGTTGCCACAAGCAGGTTCGTCCGCAACTGCGCAGCCCCGGCCTGTTGCAACCGATGCTGCAATACGGGCTGCACCTGGGGCAGCAGGCTGAAATGCTCACTGACAGCCTGCGGGCACTCTATCTTGAGGCCTGTGGCTACGAGACCAAGGTGTTCGAATTCATCTCGCTCGAGCACACCAACAAGAACAAGATGATTCTTGCGGTCAAGCGCCGACAGCCCCAGGACAATGCGGCGCTGCTGGAGAAGATCGCCGAGCTCAAGGCGTTCTATGGGATACGCGAGCATTGCCTGGAAACCCTGCTGCAGGCGGATGGCCTGATCGCTGGGTGA
- a CDS encoding helix-turn-helix transcriptional regulator produces MEYEFTLKYQLHDGVDVDALIELLGEAGCDDAVVGSGQPGRLALAFSREGKTAREAVHSALENVRQVLPEARLIEASPDLVGLTDVATLVGVSRQNMRKLMLTHHRTFPAPVHDGSLSLWHLADILAWMQERGTHAVGQALHELAVVAMQVNVARAQERVASGR; encoded by the coding sequence ATGGAGTACGAATTCACCCTCAAGTACCAATTGCACGACGGTGTGGACGTCGATGCACTGATCGAGCTTCTGGGAGAGGCCGGTTGCGATGACGCGGTGGTCGGTAGTGGTCAGCCCGGACGCCTGGCCCTGGCTTTCTCCCGCGAGGGCAAGACTGCGCGGGAAGCGGTGCACAGCGCCCTGGAGAATGTCCGGCAGGTCTTGCCGGAGGCCCGCCTGATCGAAGCCAGTCCTGACCTGGTCGGCCTGACCGATGTGGCGACGCTGGTGGGGGTGTCCCGACAGAACATGCGCAAGCTCATGCTCACGCATCACCGCACTTTCCCGGCCCCGGTGCATGACGGCAGCCTTTCGCTCTGGCACCTGGCCGACATCCTGGCCTGGATGCAGGAACGTGGTACCCACGCCGTGGGCCAGGCGCTTCACGAACTGGCTGTCGTGGCGATGCAGGTGAATGTCGCCAGGGCCCAGGAACGGGTGGCGAGTGGCAGGTGA